The following are from one region of the Vanessa atalanta chromosome 5, ilVanAtal1.2, whole genome shotgun sequence genome:
- the LOC125064205 gene encoding elongation of very long chain fatty acids protein 7-like has protein sequence MKMDENLTVDNSTIENMWKYNGELNYVSQWLLMNTPIPLVIITITYLLFVIKIGPNFMKNRPPFSLSNVIRTYNTVQVAYALYLCYHGSKLIWQNGFIGKSCLMETQESRYIITSNTYLYFFAKVTELLDTVFFVLRKKDNQVTFLHVYHHLTIMWCTWFNLKYEPSYSTIFLGTLNSYVHVIMYTYYGLSTFPEMAKKLWWKKYITSLQLVQFMLMLLQSAASAIFPGCPPSYTLMIMIYINASLFIYLFGKFYIKSYLNSNDAKCNIKPDVNRYYIEKIK, from the exons atgaaAATGGATGAAAATTTGACAGTAGACAACAGTACCATCGAAAATATGTGGAAGTACAACGGTGAAC TAAATTACGTGAGTCAATGGTTGTTGATGAATACGCCGATTCCTTTAGTTATCATAACTATTACGTATCTACTGTTCgtaatcaaaattggtccaaATTTCATGAAGAACCGGCCTCCGTTCTCTTTAAGTAATGTTATCCGTACTTACAATACCGTACAAGTTGCGTATGCTTTATACTTATGCTATCAT GGATCAAAACTTATATGGCAAAATGGTTTTATTGGAAAATCGTGTTTAATGGAAACTCAAGAAAGTCGTTATATA ataacttcaaatacatatttatatttttttgcaaaagtCACTGAACTCCTCGATACAGTATTCTTCGTCCTACGCAAGAAAGATAATCAAGTTACATTTCTCCATGTCTACCATCATTTGACTATAATGTGGTGCACTTGGTTCAATCTCAAATACGAACCATCGTACAGCACTATATTTTTGGGCACTCTAAACTCCTACGTCCACGTCATAATGTATACTTACTATGGCTTGTCAACCTTTCCTGAAATGGCGAAGAAATTATGGTGGAAGAAATATATAACTTCATTGCAATta GTTCAGTTCATGCTGATGTTATTACAGTCAGCGGCTAGCGCCATCTTTCCAGGATGTCCGCCATCTTACAcattaatgataatgatataCATAAACGCTtcgttattcatttatttattcggtaaattttacattaaatcatatttaaattcgaatgaCGCGAAATGTAATATAAAGCCAGACGTAAATCGCTACTACAttgaaaagattaaataa